A stretch of Paenibacillus peoriae DNA encodes these proteins:
- a CDS encoding SMI1/KNR4 family protein, with protein sequence MWNIHFEHQFIKCPEATGEQIADFLSTWNIKLSEQEIHEIKQRQVNPFPKSSPFYDQYKPLDPVGWHLPQGQFPDSYIELLKYSNGGEFQNGERYFQFFNTEDLREMNLAYELPEYMPGAVSFAMDGSGNHYMFDMREEKRNNEYPILFAHSGSLGYDECEQVAHSFIELCTEKWALY encoded by the coding sequence ATGTGGAATATTCACTTTGAACATCAATTTATAAAATGTCCGGAAGCAACTGGTGAACAAATCGCAGATTTTTTGAGCACATGGAACATCAAGCTATCGGAGCAGGAAATTCACGAAATCAAGCAAAGACAAGTGAACCCTTTCCCGAAATCGTCTCCATTTTATGATCAATATAAACCGCTAGATCCTGTGGGCTGGCATCTGCCCCAAGGACAATTTCCTGATAGTTACATAGAATTGCTGAAATATTCTAATGGCGGTGAATTTCAGAATGGAGAACGTTATTTCCAGTTTTTCAATACTGAAGATTTGAGAGAAATGAACCTCGCCTACGAGCTGCCAGAGTATATGCCGGGTGCCGTGTCGTTTGCGATGGATGGTAGCGGAAATCACTATATGTTTGATATGAGAGAGGAAAAAAGAAACAACGAATACCCTATTCTTTTTGCTCATTCTGGTAGTTTGGGGTATGACGAATGTGAACAGGTTGCCCATTCATTTATAGAGCTGTGTACGGAAAAATGGGCATTATATTGA
- a CDS encoding DUF2625 domain-containing protein, with protein MHTLTVDELMDQDNHAWEEVRNILQEGNNPYRIVPAESESVRGDSLYRLQVSTKSYLGTVAYETGGIIFDHGWITLLGAGGPEIYGSLASWNGLQEPASVAALGGMLIVAYDAAGGFFGLDTGKFGRSGHIHYFAPDALEWESTELAYSGFLSWLAEGDLGLFYQTFRWNGWQSDMEQLQPGEVFAYYPPLWTQEGGGETSHKSPIALTEAWQAVTDRE; from the coding sequence ATGCATACGTTAACGGTTGATGAGCTAATGGATCAGGACAACCATGCATGGGAAGAGGTCAGAAACATTCTGCAAGAAGGGAATAATCCATATCGCATTGTACCGGCAGAATCGGAATCTGTTAGGGGAGATTCGCTCTACCGTTTGCAAGTGAGCACAAAATCGTACTTGGGAACGGTTGCCTATGAAACAGGAGGGATCATATTTGACCACGGATGGATCACCTTACTGGGTGCAGGTGGGCCTGAAATTTACGGTAGTTTGGCTTCGTGGAACGGGCTGCAAGAGCCAGCGAGCGTTGCTGCACTTGGGGGAATGCTGATTGTGGCCTATGATGCAGCAGGTGGCTTCTTTGGATTGGATACAGGGAAGTTTGGACGTAGCGGCCATATCCATTATTTTGCACCGGATGCATTGGAGTGGGAATCCACTGAGCTGGCCTATTCCGGTTTCTTGAGCTGGTTGGCTGAGGGGGATTTGGGCTTGTTCTACCAGACATTCCGTTGGAATGGTTGGCAGTCGGATATGGAGCAACTTCAGCCAGGAGAGGTATTTGCTTATTATCCGCCGCTATGGACTCAGGAAGGTGGCGGAGAGACCAGCCACAAATCACCTATAGCACTAACAGAAGCGTGGCAGGCGGTGACGGATCGGGAATAG